In Plectropomus leopardus isolate mb unplaced genomic scaffold, YSFRI_Pleo_2.0 unplaced_scaffold29174, whole genome shotgun sequence, the sequence TTTCAGTGAAACCTTTGCCACACACTGAGCACTttaatggtttctctcctgcatGCATTCTCATGTGTAACTGTAAGACTCCTCTCTGTGAAAAAGACTTGCTACATACTGAGCAGCTGAAAGCCTCTGTATGAGTTTTCATGTGTCTCATCTGATTTCTACTTGTAATAAAACCCTTACCACACACTGTGCAGgtgaaaggtttctctcctgtatgaatcTTCAGGTGTCTCCTCAGATTTCCACGTTCAGGGAAACCTTTCCCACAAACTGGACAtctgaatggtttctctcctgtgtgggtTCTCATGTGTAACTGTAAAACTCCTCTCTGCGAAAAAGACTTGTTACAAACTGAGCAGCTAAAaggtttttctcctgtgtgagttctcATGTGTCTCTTCAGATTTCCACTTTTACAAAATCTTTTACCACACTCACAGCAGCTGAATGGCTGTTCTCCTGTGTGGATCCTCATGTGTATCCGTAAACTATCACTCTCTGTAAAAGATGTACTACAAATtgagcagctgaaaggttttTCCTGTTTATGAGATCTCACGTGTCTCTTCAGAGAAGCCTTGAGGCCAAATCTCttcccacactcagagcagctgaatggtttatctcctgtgtgagttATCATGTGTTGCTTCAGATGGGACTTGTAGGCATATCTTTTCCCACATTCAGAGCAGTGTAATCTTTTCTTACCAGCATTGACAGGGATTTCATCTTTAATAGgagagtttaaacctgactgaggttctctggtctccTTCTTGTCTTCAGTCTCAGAGGAGTCCAGAGACTCGTCCTCACTGACCGGCTGTAAGTATCCGTCTGGATGTGAGtccctgtctggttctggtcctccacagtcctctccatcagcttctgtttccatctgttcagttagtctttgatgaagctgtgaggactgaggtttctcttcatcatcttcactcttcacagggacaggagtgaatgggaacttggtgatatcagcctcctccagaccttgaagctgctctccctcctgactgctccacagctcctcctgctcctctttaatgtgtgggggctctgggtcctcctgctcctctttaatgtttGGGGACTCTGGGTCCCCCTGGCTCACAGTGGAGAGGGGAACCTCTTCTTGAACCACcaacagctgctgctcctcttcacTGATTACCACCTTCTGAACATCTGAGTTTaaatctgaaacacaaacattaatgTGAATCTTCATTTCACTCTAGTGATGACATCATCGTCTACATTATCTTGGGTCCTTAAAGTCCATCATACAAAGAAACTACACGGCATTATACCAAATACATAAGGCAGCTTATATTGTCCCTATAGTTAGTGCCCAACCTGCTCTGCCGCCTGATCCACAGGACCGGATCATTGCAGAGGTTTGGAAAAGTACATTATCCTCCTGTGTGCATT encodes:
- the LOC121938326 gene encoding gastrula zinc finger protein XlCGF57.1-like; the encoded protein is LNSDVQKVVISEEEQQLLVVQEEVPLSTVSQGDPESPNIKEEQEDPEPPHIKEEQEELWSSQEGEQLQGLEEADITKFPFTPVPVKSEDDEEKPQSSQLHQRLTEQMETEADGEDCGGPEPDRDSHPDGYLQPVSEDESLDSSETEDKKETREPQSGLNSPIKDEIPVNAGKKRLHCSECGKRYAYKSHLKQHMITHTGDKPFSCSECGKRFGLKASLKRHVRSHKQEKPFSCSICSTSFTESDSLRIHMRIHTGEQPFSCCECGKRFCKSGNLKRHMRTHTGEKPFSCSVCNKSFSQRGVLQLHMRTHTGEKPFRCPVCGKGFPERGNLRRHLKIHTGEKPFTCTVCGKGFITSRNQMRHMKTHTEAFSCSVCSKSFSQRGVLQLHMRMHAGEKPLKCSVCGKGFTESKNLRRHLRTHTGERPFSCTVCGKGFMEGRNLKRHLRTHTGEKPFSCSVCGKRFIDSRQMNIHMKTHTGEKPYSCSVCGKTFVFHINHIRHMKIHTEEKPFSCSLCGKRFLRKENIVRHMRIHTGEKRFSCSVCDQRFAWLYQLRAHQCVGGQSSQPHQNHTEENREAEPPASSSTHGNRS